AGTGATCGAATCCTCCAATGTCGCCAGATCGAGCGGGAAGTCGATGGGCTTCCTGTCCACGAACTTGACGCTGGAGCCGAGCCCCTGGGGAATGGACGCGAGCGGCTCGTAGAAAGGCCTCTCGACGAGCACGTCGTCCCCGCGAGAGAGCAGGGCAGCGCAGACAAGGAAGTTCGCCTCGCTCGCCCCGTTCGTGACCAGTATGTTCTCGGGACCGGCCCCGCTCAGGTCCGAGATGGCGTCCTTCAGCTCCTCGATGCCCGTCAGGCTCCCCATGGCGAGGTTTGCCTTCTCGAGCCTCCCGCCAAAGTCTGGGACGTAGGGTGGCATGTTGCTGGAGGCGAGGTCGTACTTCACCTTCTCGTAATTGTCCAGGATCCAGTACAGAAGCTTGAAGGGCGGGAAATCGAGGGTCATGAGGCGGCATCATCTCCTCGACTTTTAACCTTGTCTCGGGCAATCTTAATCAGCCTTGAATCCATGCCTATGCGGATGGTCGACCACGCATCGAAGGGCAGGACCGCTGAGGTCTTCGACAGGATAGCGGAGCACTTCGACCTCACGAGGAGGTCGCCCTGGCGGGAGGTCGTGGATTTCGTCGAGTCCCTGGAACCCATGGACCTCGCGGCGGATATCGGCTGCGGGAACGGACGGCACATCCCCTATCTGGCCGAGAAGGCGGGAAAGGTTCTTGCGGTCGACTTCTCCAGCGAGATGCTATCTGTCGCTGAAAGGAACGTCGACCAGGCCGGGCTTGGCGGGAAGGTGGTCTTCGTGCTCGCTGACAGCTCCCGCCTGCCGCTCGGAGAGAGTATTCTTGGCGGGTTCATCTATATCGCGACGCTGCATCATTTGCCCACGGACGCGGAGAGACTGGTGAGCCTCGAGTCCCTGAGGCGGTCCTTGAAGAGCGGGTCTAGGGGAATAATCTCTGTTTGGGCCCTCGACCAGCCCCGCTTCGAGGGGCTCGCGGAAGCCGCCACGAACGGTGACATCCTCGTGCCCTGGACGATGCCCGACGGTAAGAAGATCGACAGGTTCTACCACCTGTTCCGAGAGGACGAGCTGAGATCGCTCATGGAGCGGAGCGGACTATCGGTCGGGAAGCTTCATAGGTCCAGGGACAACTACTTCGCGGAGGTGATTAGCGATTGACATAGTCCAGTTCTTCTCCGACCTGTTCGGCATGATATTCGCGGACGTCCTCTGCACGTTCGTATTCGTCATTGGCCTGGTTCTCCTCGTGATCATTGTCGTTGTCGTCCGCATCAGAAAGATGCTGAACTGGAAGATATGGCTGCACGGGGGGAAGTAGGCCGGATTTGTCAATTGGGGAAGCCTCATGGGATGCCACGAGCTTTTCCGATAGAGCCGGTTGTCCCTGCCTTCTCCGATTAGGCGGGCGCAGGCAAAGAAGATAAAACCCCCCGGAGACGGTAGGAGGATGTCACAAGGAAACCACAAGGATTCCTATAGGATGGATATAGGATGTATATGGGATGCTTATAGGATGGATATAGGATTCTTATAGGATTCATATGGGATTTGTATAGGATTTCCGGCGCAAGTCTATAGGATCTCAGGGGCAGGACCTAGGTATGATTGGAGCGGATGAGGGGCAGCTCGCCCTCTAGGGAAGGGCCCGTCCGCGGTGAATGGAGCGCCGCCACAATGCGAAATCAATATATGAAGTGGCCACAATTCCTGTCCACCCGGTGAGTGTTATGGCGGAGATTCCCAAGGATTTGAGATACACCAAGAACCACGAATGGGCTCGTCTGGAAGGTACCAGAGTTGTCGTCGGGATCACAGATTTCGCGCAGAGCGAGCTCACGGACATAGTCTACGTGGAGATGACCCGAGCGGGTGAGCACGTGGACGCCGGGGACGAGATCGCCGTCGTTGAATCCGTGAAAGCGGTGTCGGAAATATACGCTCCTCTCGCCGGAAGGATAGTCGAGTACAACACCGTGCTCGAAGAGAGCCCCGAGACGATCAACA
The nucleotide sequence above comes from Candidatus Thermoplasmatota archaeon. Encoded proteins:
- a CDS encoding class I SAM-dependent methyltransferase; the encoded protein is MPMRMVDHASKGRTAEVFDRIAEHFDLTRRSPWREVVDFVESLEPMDLAADIGCGNGRHIPYLAEKAGKVLAVDFSSEMLSVAERNVDQAGLGGKVVFVLADSSRLPLGESILGGFIYIATLHHLPTDAERLVSLESLRRSLKSGSRGIISVWALDQPRFEGLAEAATNGDILVPWTMPDGKKIDRFYHLFREDELRSLMERSGLSVGKLHRSRDNYFAEVISD
- the gcvH gene encoding glycine cleavage system protein GcvH: MAEIPKDLRYTKNHEWARLEGTRVVVGITDFAQSELTDIVYVEMTRAGEHVDAGDEIAVVESVKAVSEIYAPLAGRIVEYNTVLEESPETINKAPYGDGWIAVIELDGPAELENLMSAKDYAGILEE